From a single Eretmochelys imbricata isolate rEreImb1 chromosome 13, rEreImb1.hap1, whole genome shotgun sequence genomic region:
- the KCNK15 gene encoding potassium channel subfamily K member 15, producing MKRQNLRTVSLILCIFSYLLVGAAVFDALESEGESGRRRLLEQKRGELRRKYRFSADDYRELERLVLQAEPHRAGGQWKFAGSFYFAITVITTIGYGHAAPGTDAGKVFCMFYAILGIPLTLVMFQSLGERMNTVVRLLLKKIKKCLGMKKTNVSMENMVLVGFLSCMGTLCVGAAAFSYFEGWTFFHAYYYCFITLTTIGFGDFVALQKNEALQKKPPYVAFSFMYILVGLTVIGAFLNLVVLRFLTMNSEDERRDAEERASLRRVRNNIHLKAKEDSKNKDAIFLPTEDRTSQMNLIPLMQEDADRPRRHSSNSTARVPSFCTCLCYRPRLCGSPAPSHPETLSCHTNPVYYNSISYKIDEVSLSTRDPTGFSSPGSTLSSNSPSCREHLRLRRKSI from the exons ATGAAGCGGCAGAACCTGCGCACGGTCTCGCTGATCCTCTGCATCTTCTCCTACCTGCTGGTGGGCGCCGCCGTCTTCGACGCGCTGGAGTCGGAGGGCGAGAGCGGCCGCAGGCGGCTGCTGGAGCAGAAGCGGGGCGAGCTCCGCAGGAAGTACCGCTTCTCGGCCGACGACTACCGCGAGCTGGAGCGGCTGGTGCTGCAGGCCGAGCCGCACCGCGCCGGCGGGCAGTGGAAGTTCGCCGGCTCCTTCTACTTCGCCATCACGGTCATCACCACCATCG GTTATGGACATGCTGCCCCAGGCACAGATGCTGGCAAAGTTTTCTGCATGTTCTATGCAATCCTTGGCATCCCCCTCACACTGGTTATGTTCCAAAGTCTTGGGGAACGCATGAACACCGTAGTCCGGTTACTGCTGAAGAAAATAAAGAAGTGTCTGGGCATGAAGAAGACTAACGTCTCTATGGAAAACATGGTCTTAGTAGGCTTCCTGTCTTGCATGGGGACACTGTGTGTTGGAGCAGCTGCCTTCTCTTATTTTGAGGGCTGGACCTTCTTCCATGCTTACTATTACTGCTTCATAACGCTGACCACTATTGGGTTTGGGGACTTTGTAGCTCTGCAGAAAAACGAAGCTTTGCAGAAGAAGCCACCATATGTGGCTTTCAGCTTCATGTACATCTTGGTCGGTTTGACTGTGATTGGTGCTTTCCTAAACTTAGTAGTTCTTAGGTTTTTGACTATGAACTCAGAAGATGAGAGGCGGGATGCAGAAGAGAGGGCATCCCTGAGGAGAGTCAGGAACAACATCCATCTGAAAGCTAAGGAAGACAGTAAGAACAAAGATGCTATTTTTCTACCCACAGAAGACAGGACAAGTCAAATGAACCTCATCCCACTGATGCAGGAAGATGCTGATAGACCAAGACGCCATTCTTCAAACTCCACTGCCAGAGTCCCTTCCTTCTGCACGTGTTTGTGCTACAGACCGCGGCTGTGtgggagccctgccccctcccatccaGAGACCCTCAGCTGCCACACCAATCCCGTTTACTATAATTCCATTTCTTACAAAATCGATGAGGTCTCCCTGAGCACGAGGGATCCCACTGGTTTCTCCTCCCCTGGGAGCACTTTATCGTCCaacagccccagctgcagggaaCACCTCCGCCTGCGAAGGAAATCCATCTAA